The following coding sequences are from one Acidobacteriota bacterium window:
- the rplK gene encoding 50S ribosomal protein L11, protein MAKKVQALVKLQIAAGKATPAPPVGTALGPQGVNIMDFCKNFNAKTAGQDGLIIPVVVTVYADRSYTFVLKTPPAPVLLKRAAKVEKGSAEPNKNKVGTVTKAQVEEIARIKLPDLNCESVESAIRSVSGTARSMGLDVV, encoded by the coding sequence ATGGCCAAGAAAGTCCAAGCACTCGTGAAGCTCCAGATTGCCGCCGGCAAGGCGACGCCGGCGCCGCCTGTCGGTACCGCACTCGGTCCGCAGGGCGTCAACATCATGGACTTCTGCAAGAACTTCAACGCGAAGACCGCCGGGCAGGACGGCCTCATCATCCCCGTGGTGGTGACGGTGTACGCCGACCGCTCGTACACCTTCGTGCTCAAGACGCCGCCCGCGCCCGTGCTGCTCAAGCGCGCCGCGAAGGTGGAGAAGGGGTCTGCCGAGCCCAACAAGAACAAGGTGGGCACGGTGACCAAGGCGCAGGTCGAGGAGATCGCGCGGATCAAGCTGCCGGATCTCAACTGCGAATCGGTCGAGTCGGCCATCCGCAGCGTGAGCGGCACGGCGCGCTCGATGGGTCTGGATGTGGTGTAG